A stretch of DNA from Octopus sinensis unplaced genomic scaffold, ASM634580v1 Contig13993_ERROPOS49380+, whole genome shotgun sequence:
tgtatatatatatatatatatatatatatatatattcatattttaaaatagtgtacatttaaacacaaaagaaaactaccctttaacagataatttttacatgctagaaatagcagccaacacaaccaaaaccacgatttaataacaattttcgaagtaaatgaaaaataaaaactttgttattttaattataagcTCGGCATTGTATTGTttgccgcctatatatatatatatatatagtgcgtgtgtgtgagtatgaatgcgtagatagatagatagatagacaaacagacagacagataagggAAGGTTAGAGGGAAACACAaggtgaaaaaagagaaaatttattttacaaagttTCAGTATAATCTCTGTGCAAAACGGGATGAGGCTAGCGGGAAATTGCAACAGCCAGAAGCAGAATAATCAGGTTGATGACCAAAACCCATTTGGAGAATTGTGTAACAGAACCGGTGTTGCAACGAACTGCAAAGACAAGATAGACATATATCAAAGAAAACATTTGTTCAATCAAAGAACGAAGATTAATGATTAAGCACGAAGATTAATCAAAGACCGAAAATTAAGAGCTGATGACAATATTAAGTTTACGTTCATACTTGGGGAAAAAATgagtttatacctatttcttcactacccacaaggggctaaacacagataggacaaacaaggacagacaaacggattaagtcgatcacatcgaccccagtgcgtaactggtacttgatttatcgaccccgaaaggatgaaaggcaaagtcgacctcggcagaatttgaactcagaatgtaacggcagacgaaatacggctaagcatttcgcccggcgtgataacgtttcctatttctttattgctcacaaggggctaaacataaaagggacaaacaaggacagacaaacggattaagtcgattacatcgaccccagtgcataactgatacttgatttatcgaccccgaaaggatgaaaagcaaagtcgacctcggcggaatttgaactcagaacgtaacggcagacgaaatacggctaagcatttcgcccggcgtgctaacgtttctgccagctcgctgccttaaatacgTTTATACCACTTTGAACATTATGTCTGTTTGTTTGCCATCGGgggcgtgtgtgtggtgtgtgtgctgtggtgtgtgtgtgtgtgcgtgtgtgtgtgcgtgtgtgtgtgtgtgcgtgtgtgtgtgtgtgtgtatgtacggtaatatgagaaagaaaatatttgcttaCGTTTAGTCCAGGAATAGACAGATACCTCTCGTGTCTGCTGAAATACTGTACATTTGACGAATGTATATGAGCCGGGATTTTTCAAAGAATTACACGGATAGAATGAAGATATCTCAGTATAACATTTGTCCAAAGCAGGGACAGTCACACTTTCTACTCTATCGTCTGTTTTATCTGTATAATATCTTCCAATTTCCCATTGAAAGGTGACGTCTTTTTTCTCAGGTAACACAGCATTTGCCTCGCACAAATATCCCGAGTCATTGCTCCATTTATTGCGGCGGTCAAAATACACCAGTCTCTTTACAGAAGATACCgctgaaaataaatgttaaaacaatattttcacaATAACACAGCAGAAAGATGCGTTGGTTCAAGCGATAGTATCGATACAGGACTACAATGTTGAACACGTCTCAAACTAACCGACTTGCCTGTAGTATCATGCATGGTTTTTTCGGGCTAAATGTTCAGCAAagtttttcttttaagaaaaGTAGTCTGTATGACGATAATTCATGCATAGATATGTAAGTACACTAAATAcgtatgaagaagaagaggaggaggaggaggaaggaggaggaggaggaggaggaggaggagaagagaagaaagagaagaaagaagaagaagaagaagagcagaagaagaagaagaagaggaagaagaggaggagaagaagaaggcggggagagaagagaagaagaagaggaagaagaagaagaagaggaggagggaagaagaaaaagaagagaagaaggagaagaagaagaagaagaagagaagaagaaggatatagaaaagagaaataagaagaagagaagaggggaggaggaggaggaggaaggaagaagagaggaggagaggaggagaagagaaaggaaaagaagaagaaggataagaagatgaagaaggaggaggaggagaagaagaagaaggaaaagaagaagaaggataagaagaagaagaagaagaagaagaaggataagaagaagaagaagaatttttgcacaaggacagcaatttcagtgttcaaatggtacttattttattggtccctaaaagatgaaagacaaagttgttgACCTgagcggaattcgaacttagaacgttAAAACGGACGAAACACCaccaagcaaaaacaacaacatcaataataataattatgattattatcattattattattatcattattattattattattattattattattattattattattattattatcattattattattatgattattattattatcattattattattattatcatcatcaatcatcatcatcatcatcatcatcatcatcatcatcatcatcatcattattattattattattattattatattattattagtagtagtagtagtagtagtagtagtagtatacagTAGTataatttttatagcgtgctttcacttcactaccgagcgcagctctgtggccttgggtatgtgctgtgatttgttgtgatgctctgatggtattgtatggaaagtgttctgcataggagtggtgcagtgcctagtagtgcaatttctgtatgttatatgtgtttgtaagtcctggtgtttttgttatgtatttgtctgaatatttttttcttatgcctaatgcacctattatgataggaattgtttctgtttttagactccgcTTTCAAGTTACCtctccaggtctttgtattttgaaagtttctccgtttcttttagagacacgttgttattattattattatctttatcattattattattattattattattattattattattattattattattatcattatcattattattatttttattatcattattattatcattattattattattattattatcattttatgtttgacttttgctttatatttgtacaagttggctccaagtctcacccagagacctcaagacacacaagttagaagttcatgttggtgctatgcctagtgtgccatatatttggggttttttttagtgttgtactagtgaatgtctaaaaaacaaaacatacggaaattatgtttgttttaaaacttgagatttcatagaaagtattttgcgtaggatatgagcagttcccatgagcactatcttttgaatttctgccattttggggtttcctggtatctgagttaggtagcaattagtccctttcgctatcattcccagggcacctatgacaacaggtattgttttagtcttcaggttccacactttgctgatttctattccaAGATATTTATACtcgctcagtttttggtaggtcttgacaaataGTTTATATCGAtggggacagtcatatcaatgaggaggcatgttctttgtctgaagtctttcatatgatatgtctggcctatttgcatctatctttctgtcagtttgaatggtgaagttccagaggagtgagatgcggtcattttcaagcactgggggtggtttgtgttcccaccagtttttttcatggggtaaatccaggtttttatgattattattattattattattattattattattattattatattatgttattatatt
This window harbors:
- the LOC115229976 gene encoding uncharacterized protein LOC115229976, whose product is MEFNKTKNHFITLKKINTFFCYSLSLSPGSDYGEVECWKNKLNCSDATSYQCSLNDSDVSSPKYLEAVSSVKRLVYFDRRNKWSNDSGYLCEANAVLPEKKDVTFQWEIGRYYTDKTDDRVESVTVPALDKCYTEISSFYPCNSLKNPGSYTFVKCTVFQQTREVSVYSWTKLRCNTGSVTQFSKWVLVINLIILLLAVAISR